A window from Bacillota bacterium encodes these proteins:
- a CDS encoding M28 family peptidase, with product MSAWEYLTQITRWPHRGSTSAYEREAAQWIGSTLGRLGYRVEIQPFLAPAATLYAGPPLVSLVIASVTLGALWAGSPWARTLAAAVSLAAAALLVQEASLSRPAFDLILPRRPSQNVIAEPLPARRDMAQQPEQGTPTVVVTAHYDTQRASWLFAPWFRPVLPLFFKAAYGALGLTLASLLAGALAGWWAPAWEPWRWGAWVGLTLVAVLMGFLALAGLFGRPVNGANDNGSGTAVALALAERWAAHPPEGVRLRFLFTGAEEAGTRGMWAYLRTPGAQEPSYIVNIDNVGGGRLRALLNEGMLLPIPCGRRMRRTAERLAAGGQLSLWSRMLLLSTDAGPAAMHRHEVLTFIGLDEGGNIPNYHWFSDMIQHVHRQHLEDVCGTVGAFVEMLACDLRSPALSRVGG from the coding sequence ATGAGCGCCTGGGAATACCTCACCCAGATAACCCGCTGGCCGCACAGGGGTTCGACCAGCGCTTACGAACGTGAGGCGGCTCAGTGGATCGGGTCGACCCTGGGGCGGCTGGGCTACCGGGTGGAGATCCAGCCCTTCCTGGCGCCGGCGGCCACGCTCTACGCCGGGCCGCCGCTTGTCAGCTTGGTGATCGCGTCGGTCACCCTGGGCGCGCTCTGGGCCGGCAGCCCCTGGGCAAGGACGCTGGCGGCCGCGGTGTCGCTGGCCGCAGCGGCGCTCCTGGTGCAGGAGGCCAGCCTTTCGCGGCCCGCCTTCGACCTGATCCTCCCCCGCCGCCCTAGCCAAAACGTCATCGCCGAGCCGCTGCCCGCCCGGCGTGACATGGCGCAGCAGCCGGAGCAAGGCACGCCCACCGTTGTCGTCACCGCCCATTACGACACGCAGCGGGCAAGCTGGCTCTTTGCGCCCTGGTTTCGCCCGGTGCTGCCCCTGTTTTTCAAAGCCGCGTACGGGGCGCTGGGCCTGACCCTCGCCAGCCTCCTGGCCGGCGCTCTGGCCGGCTGGTGGGCGCCAGCGTGGGAGCCGTGGCGGTGGGGTGCGTGGGTCGGGCTTACGCTCGTGGCCGTGCTCATGGGGTTCCTGGCGCTGGCGGGGCTGTTCGGCCGCCCGGTCAACGGGGCCAACGACAACGGTTCCGGGACGGCCGTCGCCCTGGCCCTGGCCGAACGCTGGGCGGCGCATCCTCCCGAGGGCGTCCGGCTGCGCTTTCTCTTCACGGGGGCGGAGGAGGCCGGCACCCGCGGCATGTGGGCTTACCTTCGCACGCCCGGGGCACAGGAGCCCTCCTATATCGTGAACATCGACAACGTTGGCGGCGGCAGGCTGCGGGCACTGCTCAACGAGGGGATGCTGCTGCCGATCCCGTGCGGCCGCCGCATGCGCCGCACCGCCGAACGCCTGGCGGCCGGCGGCCAGCTGAGCCTCTGGAGCCGCATGCTCCTTCTCAGCACGGACGCGGGTCCGGCGGCGATGCACCGCCACGAAGTCCTTACCTTCATCGGCCTCGACGAAGGGGGCAACATCCCCAACTACCACTGGTTTTCTGATATGATCCAGCACGTGCACCGCCAGCACCTGGAGGACGTCTGCGGCACCGTGGGCGCCTTCGTCGAGATGCTGGCCTGCGACCTGCGTTCGCCCGCGCTGTCTCGGGTCGGCGGGTGA
- the moaA gene encoding GTP 3',8-cyclase MoaA, with amino-acid sequence MELIDQFGRTVRKLRISVTDRCNFRCVYCMPAGQIEWLPRAELLTYEEIARLARIMVGMGVEKVRLTGGEPLARRDLDRLVALLARIEGLRSISMTTNGYWLPQMARRLREAGLGSVNISLDTLRRERFVELTRRDYFSRVLEGIEAAREAGLGPIKINAVLMRGINDDEVGDFARWAAEMGFEVRFIEFMPLDGDRRWNRDRVVTAGEILERLQQQLGPVEPLNNDACDPARLYRVRTGSGREATVGIIPTVSRPFCQHCDRIRLTADGHVRNCLFAVEEQDLKPLLRGGADDRTLAGAIAKAVWVKWKGHLINLPGFERPQRAMYAIGG; translated from the coding sequence TTGGAACTCATCGACCAGTTCGGCCGCACGGTTCGAAAGCTCCGGATATCGGTCACCGATCGCTGCAACTTCCGGTGCGTTTACTGCATGCCGGCCGGACAGATTGAGTGGCTGCCCCGCGCCGAGCTGCTCACATACGAGGAGATCGCCCGCCTGGCCCGGATCATGGTCGGGATGGGCGTCGAAAAGGTACGCCTGACCGGCGGCGAGCCCCTCGCACGGCGCGACCTCGACCGGCTGGTGGCGCTGCTCGCCCGCATCGAGGGGCTCCGCTCCATCAGCATGACCACAAACGGTTACTGGCTGCCCCAGATGGCCCGCCGGTTGCGGGAAGCCGGCCTCGGGAGCGTCAACATCAGCCTGGACACCCTGCGTCGCGAGCGGTTCGTCGAGCTCACCCGGCGCGACTACTTCAGCCGCGTCCTGGAAGGCATCGAGGCCGCCCGTGAGGCCGGGTTGGGCCCGATCAAGATCAATGCCGTGCTGATGCGGGGCATCAACGACGACGAAGTCGGCGACTTCGCCCGATGGGCAGCCGAGATGGGGTTCGAGGTACGGTTCATCGAGTTCATGCCGCTTGACGGCGACCGGCGCTGGAACCGGGATCGGGTCGTGACGGCCGGCGAAATCCTGGAGCGCCTTCAGCAGCAACTCGGCCCCGTGGAGCCGCTCAACAACGACGCGTGCGACCCGGCGCGGCTGTACCGTGTCCGGACAGGCTCCGGACGGGAGGCCACCGTCGGCATCATCCCCACGGTCTCCAGGCCGTTCTGCCAGCACTGCGACCGCATCCGCCTGACCGCAGACGGCCACGTCCGCAACTGCCTGTTTGCCGTGGAGGAGCAGGACCTCAAGCCGCTGCTGCGGGGCGGCGCCGACGACCGGACGCTGGCGGGTGCCATAGCGAAGGCGGTCTGGGTCAAGTGGAAGGGGCACCTCATCAACCTGCCCGGGTTTGAGCGCCCCCAGCGGGCGATGTATGCGATCGGGGGATGA